The genomic stretch ACATTCCCGTTGACGTTCACGCGAGAACGGAATGGCCGTTGGTCGAGCGGGTAGTGCACACCGTTTGATAGAACAGACGGCTGCTCGAAGACGTTCGAGGGTGTTATCAGAGGATCTCTGAAACGGAATTCCATCTGGATCGAGAGTGACGGAAACACAAAGTACTCCATTCCAAAAACGGTGAGAATGTTGAACGCCGGTACGGAGCGAGTTGCCGCTGATGCGATTCCGGCGACCTCGTATCTGCGTGAACCCAGATACAGTCCCCCTCCTCCTCCAAGAAAAATTTGAAACCGCTCGCCGGTAAACGGTAGGATAAAAAGCACCGCACCCTCGATGGCGTACATGTTGAAGCCATCGGTGAAAGTAGTGGCATTGTAGTCCCGGGTCGCTGTTTGTGTTTCCAGATACTCCGCGCTCAATTGGATTCGGGTTGAGCGGGACAATTGGTACGAATAGGCCAGCCTGCCACTGAAGACGAAGCCGAAATCAATCGCGCTGTTGCGTTCGATCTCATCGTTGGAAAACGGGGAGGTGTACAGACGTGCGCTCGCGACCCCATTCACAAAAGCACAAATAGATTGGGGGCGATCCTGCCCATGCGTTGCTGCAAGAGACAGGAATAAAAGAGGTACCCCCCGGAGGAGGGCCGAGAAGCCTCTCCTGCGGGGGGTGCGATATGGAGTAGAACGTCGCATCGACGCATGCGCCTGAGCGCGGCGGGTCAGTCCGACATCAACGGAAGAACTTGTCGCGGTTATCCGTGATGCTGACTGTCTCCCTCATTTCATCCAACCACGTCTGGATGAATTCGTTCGAGAGCTGCTGCGCGTTCTCCTGGCGTATCTGATCCTTCTTAACTTTGAAGGCGGTCTCATCGAACGGGGCCTTGTTGACGACCTGAAGAACGTAGACGCCGCGCATACCACGGAAGGGCTGAGAACGCTCGCC from Ignavibacteriota bacterium encodes the following:
- a CDS encoding outer membrane beta-barrel protein, which gives rise to MRRSTPYRTPRRRGFSALLRGVPLLFLSLAATHGQDRPQSICAFVNGVASARLYTSPFSNDEIERNSAIDFGFVFSGRLAYSYQLSRSTRIQLSAEYLETQTATRDYNATTFTDGFNMYAIEGAVLFILPFTGERFQIFLGGGGGLYLGSRRYEVAGIASAATRSVPAFNILTVFGMEYFVFPSLSIQMEFRFRDPLITPSNVFEQPSVLSNGVHYPLDQRPFRSRVNVNGNVYSAGVSFHF